From Paenibacillus physcomitrellae, the proteins below share one genomic window:
- a CDS encoding amino acid ABC transporter ATP-binding protein: MIRFQQVDKHYGHFQVLKGIDLEVQEGEVVVVVGPSGSGKSTMLRCINRLETITSGELTVEGIPVNDRKTDINKLRRDIGMVFQHFNLYPHKKVIDNITLAPVKVLGVSKAEAEQTAMFYLEKVGIADKAHAYPSQLSGGQQQRVAIARGLAMRPKIMLFDEPTSALDPEMVGEVLDVMRTLAKEGMTMVVVTHEMGFAREVADRVIFMDQGQILEEAAPEVFFGNPREERTRTFLSRLLSH; this comes from the coding sequence GTGATCCGTTTTCAACAAGTAGATAAACACTATGGACATTTTCAGGTGTTAAAAGGGATTGATCTGGAGGTTCAGGAAGGCGAAGTTGTGGTGGTCGTCGGGCCGTCCGGTTCGGGCAAAAGCACGATGCTCCGCTGCATTAACCGGCTGGAGACGATCACAAGCGGGGAACTGACGGTCGAGGGTATTCCGGTCAATGACCGCAAGACCGACATTAACAAGCTGCGGCGGGACATCGGGATGGTCTTTCAGCATTTCAACCTGTATCCGCACAAAAAAGTCATCGACAACATCACTTTAGCTCCGGTCAAGGTGCTTGGCGTATCCAAAGCGGAGGCTGAGCAGACGGCTATGTTTTATCTTGAGAAGGTTGGAATTGCGGACAAAGCGCACGCTTATCCTTCGCAATTGTCAGGAGGCCAGCAGCAGCGGGTGGCGATCGCACGCGGGCTGGCGATGAGGCCCAAGATCATGTTGTTTGACGAGCCCACTTCGGCACTTGATCCGGAGATGGTCGGCGAGGTGCTTGACGTGATGCGTACGCTGGCCAAAGAAGGCATGACGATGGTTGTCGTTACTCACGAAATGGGTTTCGCCCGCGAGGTAGCGGACCGGGTCATCTTTATGGATCAGGGGCAAATCCTCGAAGAGGCGGCGCCTGAGGTGTTTTTTGGGAATCCGCGTGAAGAACGGACGCGAACATTCCTCAGCCGGTTGCTCAGTCATTAA
- a CDS encoding DUF1129 family protein, translating into MHVKELIQENNRKRELLSKDNEKYYTGLLIYIRTSFNTSEQETEEILMEVLDHLLEAQEEGRTAEEVFGEDPQAYAREIVGELPTAMPKEVVKLVSMFGLIFLGVFAFITGLFASILSFVFNQGESVYHLHLGSLTVTAAVSVLGAYILIAGILRYIRWSAFRSIRKVKEIVAACLIGGGVFAIFAIGLYFMPRFGPPIDIPVYVLALIGAILYGAGKWLENKK; encoded by the coding sequence ATGCATGTTAAAGAATTGATCCAGGAAAACAATCGGAAACGCGAACTGCTGAGCAAGGACAACGAAAAGTATTATACCGGATTGCTGATTTATATCCGAACCTCATTTAATACCTCCGAACAGGAAACCGAAGAAATTTTAATGGAGGTGCTGGACCATCTCCTGGAAGCTCAAGAAGAAGGACGGACTGCCGAAGAGGTGTTTGGAGAAGATCCGCAGGCATATGCCCGTGAAATTGTCGGCGAGCTGCCAACGGCGATGCCGAAAGAGGTGGTAAAGCTTGTTTCCATGTTCGGCTTGATTTTTTTAGGCGTCTTTGCTTTTATTACCGGTCTGTTCGCCAGCATCCTCAGTTTTGTTTTTAATCAGGGAGAGTCCGTTTATCATCTTCATTTAGGGAGTTTGACGGTTACCGCAGCCGTTTCTGTTCTTGGGGCTTATATATTGATTGCCGGCATCTTGAGATACATTCGCTGGTCCGCCTTTCGTTCCATCCGTAAGGTAAAGGAAATAGTGGCAGCCTGCCTGATCGGCGGAGGGGTATTCGCGATTTTCGCAATCGGTCTCTACTTCATGCCTCGTTTCGGCCCGCCCATTGACATTCCTGTATACGTGCTAGCGCTCATTGGCGCAATATTGTACGGAGCAGGAAAATGGCTGGAGAACAAGAAGTAA
- a CDS encoding LacI family DNA-binding transcriptional regulator, with protein MEQNRKVTIEDVAKQAGVGIATVSRALNDSGGISAATKAKILQVVDEMGFVPNTSAQSLKIRQTRQIALAVPDIRNAIIPDIAWSVEQAAKQHGYRVVQINTLGNARLELETLREIKKLHVDGLVIMPLAYPKTLENLINRASLPVSVINYGKKLSLDLKADVVGLARQEGKLVMEHLQQIGRTRIAYAGAPKDKIEERYRAYEESVSQVDVSLVYFGEDFNFETGRRAADYFYSLKHMPDAIYAVNDMVAIGIVNRFKELGVKVPEQVAVVGIDNNLWATVTTPKISSVSIMGSEVGRLAAELLLKRIQSAEAAAYERVEFEPRLIVRESSADPTRYSGPSA; from the coding sequence ATGGAACAGAACAGAAAAGTGACGATCGAAGACGTAGCCAAACAGGCCGGAGTAGGCATTGCGACCGTCTCTCGTGCGCTGAATGACAGCGGGGGGATCAGCGCAGCAACTAAAGCAAAAATTTTGCAGGTGGTCGATGAAATGGGGTTTGTCCCCAACACTTCCGCCCAAAGCTTGAAAATCCGGCAGACCCGGCAGATTGCCCTTGCGGTTCCCGATATTCGAAATGCGATTATTCCCGATATTGCCTGGTCGGTGGAGCAGGCCGCCAAGCAGCATGGATACCGGGTGGTGCAGATCAACACGCTGGGCAATGCGCGGCTGGAGCTGGAGACGCTGCGTGAGATTAAGAAGCTGCATGTAGACGGTTTGGTTATAATGCCCCTGGCCTATCCCAAAACGCTGGAAAACCTGATTAACAGGGCAAGTCTGCCTGTATCCGTCATCAATTACGGGAAAAAACTGAGTCTCGACCTGAAAGCCGATGTGGTCGGGCTTGCAAGGCAGGAAGGCAAGCTGGTGATGGAGCATCTGCAGCAAATCGGCCGGACTCGGATCGCTTACGCGGGAGCGCCGAAGGACAAAATTGAAGAGAGATACCGCGCCTATGAGGAATCCGTCAGCCAGGTGGATGTTTCGCTGGTTTATTTCGGCGAAGATTTCAACTTTGAGACGGGACGGCGGGCCGCGGATTATTTCTATAGCCTCAAACATATGCCTGACGCTATTTATGCGGTGAACGACATGGTGGCTATCGGGATCGTCAACCGGTTTAAAGAACTTGGCGTCAAGGTGCCCGAGCAGGTGGCGGTGGTCGGAATTGATAACAATTTGTGGGCTACCGTTACTACGCCCAAGATCAGCTCGGTCTCCATCATGGGCAGCGAGGTGGGGCGGCTGGCGGCTGAATTGCTTCTGAAGCGCATCCAATCCGCAGAAGCCGCAGCTTATGAACGGGTTGAATTTGAACCCCGGTTGATCGTCAGGGAATCCAGTGCGGATCCGACCCGGTATTCCGGTCCGTCTGCCTGA
- a CDS encoding PadR family transcriptional regulator, protein MSVRSQLLKGILEGCILAVISQETIYGYELTLKLHAMQIEVSEGSIYPILLRLQKEKLIVGEMKKSPSGPNRKYYTLTRKGEEALDEFKKHWENLRDPVDHLLQRGGRV, encoded by the coding sequence TTGTCCGTGCGAAGCCAGCTTTTAAAAGGAATATTGGAAGGGTGCATCCTCGCGGTTATATCCCAAGAAACGATATACGGCTATGAGCTTACCCTGAAGCTCCATGCGATGCAGATAGAAGTAAGCGAAGGTTCGATTTACCCTATTCTGCTGCGGCTTCAGAAGGAGAAACTGATCGTCGGGGAGATGAAGAAGTCGCCCAGCGGCCCGAACCGCAAATATTACACCCTCACCCGCAAAGGCGAGGAAGCTTTAGATGAATTTAAAAAACACTGGGAGAACTTAAGGGACCCTGTAGATCATTTGCTGCAAAGAGGAGGCAGAGTTTGA
- a CDS encoding CueP family metal-binding protein, with protein MRQQPKRQRSKQGIAAALAFLLFGALLAACGNSPKAEVNLQTDELKQLVQNLSAGNKKAQSASISSSSLKLVDDKGKETEYVLPEQEFFVSIAPYLQQTHRCAIHNLAGCQGELQQQTFTVTVRDSSGKAILDRESLASQVNGFIDLWLPRDDTFHVTVEYNGKQAESDISTFEGDNTCITTMQLG; from the coding sequence ATGCGGCAGCAGCCTAAACGACAGCGATCTAAACAGGGAATTGCAGCAGCGCTAGCTTTTTTGTTGTTTGGTGCTTTACTTGCAGCTTGTGGAAATTCGCCGAAAGCGGAAGTTAATCTGCAGACGGATGAACTGAAACAGCTGGTACAGAATTTAAGCGCCGGAAATAAGAAGGCCCAATCAGCTTCCATATCATCCAGCAGTCTGAAGCTTGTGGATGATAAAGGGAAGGAAACGGAGTATGTTTTGCCGGAGCAGGAGTTTTTTGTATCGATTGCCCCTTATTTGCAGCAGACTCACCGTTGCGCCATCCACAATCTGGCCGGCTGCCAGGGGGAATTGCAGCAGCAGACATTTACGGTTACGGTTCGCGACTCATCCGGCAAAGCGATCCTTGACCGGGAATCGCTTGCTTCTCAGGTAAACGGATTTATAGACCTATGGCTGCCTAGGGATGACACTTTCCATGTAACGGTAGAGTATAACGGGAAACAAGCGGAATCCGATATCTCGACGTTTGAAGGCGACAACACGTGTATCACAACGATGCAGCTGGGCTAA
- a CDS encoding 2,3-butanediol dehydrogenase produces the protein MKALRWHGVKDLRIETIEEPVTAKGQVKIKIEWCGICGSDLHEYAAGPIFISQGAPHPLTHEEAPVVMGHEFSGQVVEVGEGVTRFKTGDRVVVEPIFNCGECAACRQGKYNLCEQMGFLGLAGGGGGFSEYVATEEHRVHKIPESVSFEQGALVEPSAVALYAVRQSQFKVGDRAVVFGAGPIGLLVIEALKASGASSIYAVELSQERRNKAEELGAIGINPAEQDVIAEIRRLSDGGADVAFEVTGVPVVLQQAIQSTRIGGQIMIVSIFEKEAAIHPNQIVMQERNIAGIIGYRDVFPAVISLMEQGYFSAEKLVTKRIALDDAVEQGFEALLKEKNQVKILVTPNR, from the coding sequence ATGAAAGCATTACGTTGGCACGGTGTTAAAGACCTGAGAATCGAAACTATCGAGGAACCGGTGACAGCCAAAGGGCAAGTCAAAATTAAAATCGAATGGTGCGGGATCTGCGGCAGTGATCTGCACGAATATGCGGCAGGCCCTATTTTTATATCCCAAGGTGCTCCACATCCCTTAACCCATGAAGAAGCTCCTGTTGTTATGGGCCATGAATTTTCCGGACAGGTGGTCGAGGTTGGAGAAGGCGTGACCCGCTTCAAAACCGGCGACCGGGTCGTAGTAGAACCTATCTTTAATTGCGGGGAGTGTGCGGCTTGCCGGCAAGGCAAATATAATTTGTGCGAACAGATGGGCTTCCTCGGTCTGGCTGGAGGCGGCGGCGGTTTCTCCGAATACGTTGCGACCGAAGAGCACCGTGTGCACAAAATTCCGGAAAGCGTTTCCTTTGAGCAGGGGGCATTGGTTGAACCCTCTGCGGTAGCCCTGTATGCCGTACGCCAAAGCCAATTTAAGGTCGGCGACCGAGCAGTGGTATTTGGAGCCGGTCCTATCGGCCTGCTGGTCATCGAAGCGCTTAAAGCATCCGGTGCCTCGTCCATTTATGCCGTGGAGTTGTCGCAGGAACGCCGGAACAAAGCCGAAGAGCTTGGAGCCATTGGCATCAACCCGGCCGAGCAGGATGTGATTGCTGAAATTCGCCGCCTGTCGGACGGCGGAGCCGACGTGGCTTTTGAAGTGACCGGCGTTCCGGTCGTGCTTCAGCAGGCGATCCAATCTACGCGGATTGGCGGCCAGATCATGATCGTAAGCATTTTTGAAAAAGAAGCGGCTATCCACCCGAATCAAATCGTCATGCAGGAACGGAATATTGCAGGCATCATCGGATACCGGGATGTTTTCCCTGCCGTTATCAGCCTCATGGAGCAGGGATATTTCTCCGCCGAGAAGCTTGTCACCAAACGTATTGCCTTGGATGACGCCGTCGAGCAAGGCTTTGAAGCGCTGCTTAAAGAGAAGAACCAGGTGAAGATTCTGGTCACTCCCAACCGCTAA